Part of the Lebetimonas natsushimae genome is shown below.
GCAGTTTTGGCAGTTGTTAAATTTTAAATTTTTTAAATGTTTAATATTAACATACATTATTTTCCCCTAAAATTTTATAAGTATCTATTTTATAAAAAGTTTTTAATTCTTTATAAATATCAGGAAAATGTTTTTTTAGAAGTGCAGGTCTTATAAAAAAATATTCACTCATAACGGCAAAAAATTCTGCTTTGTTTGTTGTTGCATATTTGTTTATCAGGTGATATTTTCCTAAAAATCTGCCTTTAATTGTCTTTTCTTTAAATTTTTCGTATTCTCTGAACATTATTTTTGCAAATTCTTTTGATTTTTCACTATCAAGAGGAGGTAAACCATCTATATTACCATCTGAATAATCAATTTCATGTGCAAATTCATGAACTATCACATTTCCTCTACAAGACTTTATTTCTTTTTTTGCATCATTCCAGGCAATTAAGACAGTGTCATAAGTTGCTTCTCCTTCAATTAATATTTCCTGGTTGGCAAAATATTTTTCTATTTCTTTTTTTACAATTGTACTCGGATATACAAAAATATATTCTACATTTGGATAACAGAAATATTTAGCATACAGTGTTAAAAGGCATGCATAAAATGCAATATTTATTTTTATTTCATCAGTAATGTTTATTTTTATCCCAATAAATTTTTTTTCATTTAAAAATATTTGAATTTTAAAATTCATAACTTTTTTAAGATTTTTAGGTAAAAGGGTGTAATATTTAATATTGTTTAAAATATCTAGAATTTTTTTTGGGGGAGGCTTTTTTTCTATTTCTTTTAACCAATTTTTATATTTAATATATTCTACTAGTTGAATGAATAAAAAAATAAAAAATAAGAACCATAAAAAGGCTAAAAATAAAGCAAATTTATCCATTATTTAAAGATAGCCTCTATTCCTTTGAAACCTGCAGCCGCAAGTAAAATACTTCCTATGACATTAAGTAATATATATGAAAGTGATTCAAAAATGAGTCCATTTTTTATAAGGAAAAAACTCTCAACCGCAAATGTTGAAAAGGTCGTAAAAGCTCCCATCATTCCAGTTGTAAGAAGTGATTTTATATGAGCGTTTTGAATTATACCGTATTGGATAAGACCAATAAAAATTCCAAGCAAAAAACTTCCTATAAGATTGACGCTCAGTGTTCCAAAAGGGATGTCATGTTTAAAAGCATTATTTACAAGACCAGCTGTGTAAGCTCTGAGTATTGCACCTATAAAACCACCGATACCAATAGCAAGCATTGTGTCAAATTTCATTTTTATCCTTTTGTATTATTATATTCTTTATCTAAAATTTCCTGCATTTTTTTTCTCATATCTTCATACCAGTTTGGATTGTCTTTTGGATAAAAAGACGGTAAAAATATTACTTTTATGGTTTGTTTTTCTATTCTAAAAGGTTTGTTTTTAAATGCAAAAGGTAAATTTATTATAACAAACGGCTGAACTTTTAAATTTAATTTTTCAACTACGCCTTTTAATCCTTTTTTAAAAGGTAACAGTTTTGTCGGGTCTTTTTTATTTCTTGTACCTTCAGGAAAAGCGGCAATTTTTAAATTTCTTTTTATCCTCTCTTTTATTTCCCTTATCATTTTGATAGTAGAAGCTTTATTTGTCCTGTCTACTAAAATCATATCTGTTTTTGTAACCATATATTTTACAACCGGAATTTTACCAAGTTCTGCTTTTGCAATCCAAATAATTTTTTCATCTATAACAGATTCAAGTAATGCAATATCAAGGTTATTTGTATGATTGCCTAAAAATATATTTGCATTTTTATCTATTTCACCTTCTATGATTATTTCTTTTGCGATCATATCTGTTAGAATATGCGAGCATTTTTTTCTGTATTTTAATTCATTTTTCGGGTCTATTCCGCATAATGCACCTGTTATAAAAATGCAAATAGCCCCCTTTAATAATTTAAAATAAGAAACTAAACTATTCAAGATTTTCATTTTTTACCCATCCTATTTTCCCATCGATTTTTATTTTCGTGTAATTTTTGGTTTTATTTAAAATTTTAACTTTGGTATCTACTATCGGTCTATAGAATATTGTCGAATTTTGTGTAGGTAAAATTTTAACTGGCGAATCTTTTTTTAAAATTTTTTCACCTTTTGGTAAAACAGTTAATATTAAATAAGCCGATAGAATAATAGGTATTATTAATATTAAAATATTTTGATAAATTAAAAATATTATTATAAAAAAAGCAATTATAACTAATATTAATATATTAAACGGTGTAAAAAAAGTTTTTTCTTCAGGATTTATATCTGTTTGAGTGCTTATTGTTTCTTCTTTTAAAACGATCGGAACAGTTATTTTTTTGTAATTTTCATCTAGTGTATTAAAATAATAAAAAGTAAATTTTTTAGTGTTTATTGGCAAATATGTATAATAAGTTGCTTCATCATTATTTATAACGGTTAAATTTTCATCATTATTTATTTTAAAATCTTTTAAATTGCCATTTACAGTTTTGATTGTAAAAGATAATAAAATTCTGTTATCGGTTAAAGTCGAAATTGGATTATAAATTTTTAATTTGTCTGCAATTACATTACAAAAATTTGGAATTTTATCGATTGTTTTTGTTTGAAACAGATTATTTAATTTTATTGTTTTATTGAAATCTCTGGATAACAGAGTTAATGAATTATTTAAATCATTTTTAAATTTTATGTTTAATAAATAAATATAAGGCTGTTTGGTTATATTTAATTCCCCTTTATTTAAAGAAAAATTTATTTCATCATTTTTAGGTGTAAGTATTTTTATTTGTAAGTTTACGATCTGATTTTTATAATAATATTTTTTTAAATTTGGATATGTAATTATTAAATTGTTAGCCCAAAGGTTTATAAAAAAAATTAAAAAAAGAAGAAATCTCATTTTAAAGCGATGTTGTTTTCTTTGGAAAATTTATTGATATATGCTAAAAATTTTTTTCTTTGCTTACCATAAAGAGTGATTTTAACGTTATGTTTTAATTTTAAAGGGTTTATCCATTTTCCGTTATGCATAACTCCAAAATGAAGATGCGGTCCGGTTGAAAGTCCACTATTGCCAAGATATCCTATAACTGTTCCTTGTTTTACCCATTTACCCACATAAATTCCTCTTGGCCATCCGTGAAGATGTGCATATAATGTAATATAACCGTTTTTGTGTCTTATTTTAACACTTCTTCCATATCCTCTGATCCAGCCTTTATATATTATTTTTCCATCAGCCACTGCATGAATCGGGGTTCCTATTTTGTTTACAAAATCTACTCCGTCATGCATTCTCCATTTGTGTAAAATAGGATGAAACCTCATTCCAAATTTTGATGAAATCCTTTTATATCTCAGAGGTGCTTTTAAAAACATTCCTTTTAGACTTTTTCCTTTTTCATCATAATATCTTCCGTCATAAGGATTTAAAAAAGCATTAATTGTATAAAAATTATTTTTTATCTGGGCATATAATATTTTTACATCTTTAATTTCTGAAAATCTTTTTTTGGCATTATATACAACTGTAATGGTTGTACCTTTAGGAAGAGTTCTGAAATTAACTCTGTCATTAAAAATATCAATTATTTTATTGGTTAAAATACTAAGATGAGTTGCTTTGTATAAATCATAACTTAAATAGTTATCTATTGTAACCTGAACTTCTTTTCTTTCTTCATTATAAATTATAGGAATAATTTTTGTATTATATTTATTGTCTGTTTTTATTATCTGAAGCTGTTTTTCACTGTTTATAGGAATAAGGGCTTCTTTAAAATCGTTGTTTTCTTTTAATAAGAAAATTGTTTCATTTTGTGGAATAAATCTTACGTATCTTTTCAGATTTATAGGTAGATTATAATATATTGACAGCGGAAGATTGTTTTGTTTTAAGAAATTATAAAAGGTTTTATAACTTTTCCATTTTTGTATATCCACTTTATAAGCAAAAAGTATAAAAGGAATGAATAAAAGAATAAAAAATTTTTTCACTTTAAAAATCCTTCAAGCATTTTTATTCCGTCAACTCCGCCCAATATACTTTCCATTGCTCTTTCTGGATGGGGCATCAGACCGAATACATTTTTATTTTCATTACAGATTCCGGCAATTGAGTCAATACTTCCGTTTGGATTTAGTTCGTTTCCGTTTTTATCACAGTATTTAAGTAAAACCTGTCCATTGTCA
Proteins encoded:
- the crcB gene encoding fluoride efflux transporter CrcB, producing MKFDTMLAIGIGGFIGAILRAYTAGLVNNAFKHDIPFGTLSVNLIGSFLLGIFIGLIQYGIIQNAHIKSLLTTGMMGAFTTFSTFAVESFFLIKNGLIFESLSYILLNVIGSILLAAAGFKGIEAIFK
- a CDS encoding lysophospholipid acyltransferase family protein translates to MKILNSLVSYFKLLKGAICIFITGALCGIDPKNELKYRKKCSHILTDMIAKEIIIEGEIDKNANIFLGNHTNNLDIALLESVIDEKIIWIAKAELGKIPVVKYMVTKTDMILVDRTNKASTIKMIREIKERIKRNLKIAAFPEGTRNKKDPTKLLPFKKGLKGVVEKLNLKVQPFVIINLPFAFKNKPFRIEKQTIKVIFLPSFYPKDNPNWYEDMRKKMQEILDKEYNNTKG
- a CDS encoding zinc-dependent peptidase — encoded protein: MDKFALFLAFLWFLFFIFLFIQLVEYIKYKNWLKEIEKKPPPKKILDILNNIKYYTLLPKNLKKVMNFKIQIFLNEKKFIGIKINITDEIKINIAFYACLLTLYAKYFCYPNVEYIFVYPSTIVKKEIEKYFANQEILIEGEATYDTVLIAWNDAKKEIKSCRGNVIVHEFAHEIDYSDGNIDGLPPLDSEKSKEFAKIMFREYEKFKEKTIKGRFLGKYHLINKYATTNKAEFFAVMSEYFFIRPALLKKHFPDIYKELKTFYKIDTYKILGENNVC
- a CDS encoding peptidoglycan DD-metalloendopeptidase family protein, whose product is MKKFFILLFIPFILFAYKVDIQKWKSYKTFYNFLKQNNLPLSIYYNLPINLKRYVRFIPQNETIFLLKENNDFKEALIPINSEKQLQIIKTDNKYNTKIIPIIYNEERKEVQVTIDNYLSYDLYKATHLSILTNKIIDIFNDRVNFRTLPKGTTITVVYNAKKRFSEIKDVKILYAQIKNNFYTINAFLNPYDGRYYDEKGKSLKGMFLKAPLRYKRISSKFGMRFHPILHKWRMHDGVDFVNKIGTPIHAVADGKIIYKGWIRGYGRSVKIRHKNGYITLYAHLHGWPRGIYVGKWVKQGTVIGYLGNSGLSTGPHLHFGVMHNGKWINPLKLKHNVKITLYGKQRKKFLAYINKFSKENNIALK